One stretch of Pseudobdellovibrionaceae bacterium DNA includes these proteins:
- a CDS encoding alginate export family protein, giving the protein MRFEDQARTSSFTTSRSYLSMRLRPNITWDLESGAKIVIEPQLAKRFGQEVYSPGQDATGNPTVALTESSGNSAYPGDAITAFQAYIDVPLGDVVRAKIGRMRLRYGDQFILGPGDWGTYGRSFDTVMFSGKLGSLNLDLFQAKVADLGNGADGGDRDLNGAYLNYAGGQALSSFHIYAFERVDLDTKVTATTDTGGPSRLQIYGLRLEGKPGGYAYALEFAKGSGSTAFVGDGSNAEMWVLDLSTPEMAGHIVGLEATSAGENWSELYPSTNKPLGRADVLGRRNLSSQALYVKSSWSEKWGTEFWAYNFQRRATDRRSYGTNGTSAFGSATSTAKEIGNEIDLVVSYKQDKANTWSAAAAAFLPGAYLKDTLDQAGRDVRNSTFAYVMLESKF; this is encoded by the coding sequence ATGCGCTTCGAAGATCAAGCGCGGACTTCGAGTTTCACCACCAGCCGCAGCTATCTTTCGATGCGTCTGCGCCCGAACATCACTTGGGATTTAGAGTCGGGCGCGAAGATCGTCATCGAACCCCAGCTCGCGAAACGATTCGGTCAGGAAGTCTATTCGCCCGGTCAGGACGCGACGGGAAATCCGACGGTGGCCTTGACGGAAAGTAGCGGCAACAGTGCCTATCCTGGCGACGCGATCACCGCATTCCAAGCTTACATCGACGTACCGTTGGGTGACGTCGTACGGGCGAAGATCGGTCGGATGCGGCTACGTTACGGCGATCAATTTATTTTGGGGCCGGGGGATTGGGGAACCTACGGTCGTTCTTTCGACACCGTGATGTTCAGCGGAAAACTTGGTTCATTGAACCTCGATTTGTTTCAGGCGAAAGTGGCCGACCTCGGTAACGGAGCGGACGGGGGCGATCGCGATTTGAACGGCGCTTACCTGAACTACGCTGGTGGGCAAGCCCTCAGTTCATTCCATATCTACGCGTTTGAACGTGTGGATTTGGATACGAAGGTGACCGCGACCACGGATACCGGAGGCCCCAGCCGCTTGCAGATCTACGGTTTACGCCTTGAGGGGAAACCGGGCGGCTACGCCTACGCCTTGGAATTCGCGAAAGGCTCGGGCAGCACCGCTTTCGTCGGCGATGGATCGAACGCCGAGATGTGGGTTTTGGATTTGTCGACTCCGGAAATGGCGGGACATATCGTCGGGCTTGAGGCGACCTCGGCCGGCGAGAACTGGAGCGAGCTGTACCCCTCGACGAACAAACCCTTGGGCCGGGCCGATGTTCTGGGCCGCCGCAATCTGAGCTCGCAAGCACTTTACGTGAAATCAAGTTGGAGCGAGAAGTGGGGAACGGAATTCTGGGCCTACAACTTCCAACGTCGCGCGACGGATCGTCGTAGCTACGGTACGAACGGGACGAGCGCTTTTGGTTCGGCGACCAGCACGGCGAAAGAGATCGGTAACGAAATCGATTTGGTCGTGAGCTACAAGCAAGACAAAGCGAACACTTGGTCCGCCGCCGCGGCGGCCTTTTTGCCGGGAGCGTATTTGAAAGATACGTTGGATCAAGCGGGACGCGACGTACGGAACAGCACGTTCGCGTACGTCATGTTAGAATCTAAGTTCTAA
- a CDS encoding HAMP domain-containing histidine kinase: MKKKPPRTARRSLRSILVVWFILFSVVPVAFVTGYSVLKYEQAIDNELAQRLAANAREIDAILDDFKSSMMDRRNIYAADTPFIYTLSTGDVAGIRRTALDWLKADISTSLTFFNRQGRMLASVYRDDQSRLKDFVPSGRRALVLAQENLDKLRYVNEYALVEHSKNGRFSLILFSKLSNAAGKHVGYLEQSLDLDSRFLIKQKERMKLELMILRPTGAVSAATLPDFSMYEKGYFEEYTKALVHSFFDLDVRGEPHGFLVYPMSFGNSDFFLALGASKRDAKAVLRNVNLAFYVVVATVLGLLIIMIWVSSNAVLKPLQDLVAATQNIQNNDSPVEIPVTSETEIGLLTESFNTMSRNIARARAELKNKIIELEKANLQIKDTQTKLVHNSKMISLGQLVAGVAHELNNPIGFIYSNMSHLRDYAEKLMRYAEEAERNPHNIHRLQKELDIDFIKEDLPKLVRSCEDGARRTRDIVLGLRNFSRLEAAELKELDIHESLESTLNLIKGEIKGRIEIERNFGSIPKVKCFSSQINQVFMNLLSNAVQAIEGSGRIWITTKITRVRGKGEMVVISIQDSGKGMTPEVQEKIFDPFFSTKGVGQGTGLGLSITYGIVLNHGGDIQVKSQPGTGTEFIVMIPVKPDESVLKASINRKAE; this comes from the coding sequence GTGAAAAAGAAACCCCCGCGGACCGCGCGAAGATCGCTTCGATCGATCCTCGTCGTCTGGTTCATTCTGTTTTCGGTGGTCCCTGTGGCGTTCGTCACGGGTTATTCCGTATTGAAATACGAGCAAGCCATCGACAATGAACTCGCGCAGCGACTGGCGGCCAACGCACGTGAGATCGACGCGATCCTCGACGATTTCAAAAGCTCCATGATGGATCGTCGGAACATCTACGCCGCGGATACGCCGTTCATCTACACCCTTTCTACGGGGGACGTCGCGGGCATCCGTCGGACGGCGCTCGATTGGTTAAAGGCCGACATTTCGACCAGCCTGACCTTCTTCAATCGTCAGGGAAGAATGCTCGCGTCGGTCTACCGTGATGACCAAAGCCGGTTGAAGGACTTTGTGCCTTCGGGCCGTCGCGCCCTCGTCCTCGCGCAGGAAAATTTAGATAAACTTCGCTACGTGAATGAGTACGCACTTGTCGAACACTCGAAAAACGGTCGCTTTTCGCTGATCTTGTTTTCGAAGCTTTCGAACGCGGCCGGTAAACACGTCGGCTATTTGGAGCAAAGCCTCGATCTCGATTCACGTTTCTTGATCAAGCAGAAAGAGCGCATGAAGCTCGAGCTGATGATCTTGCGCCCGACGGGTGCGGTCTCGGCGGCGACGCTGCCGGATTTCTCGATGTACGAAAAGGGCTATTTCGAAGAGTACACGAAGGCGCTCGTACATTCCTTTTTTGACCTGGATGTGCGCGGTGAACCCCATGGATTCTTGGTTTATCCCATGTCTTTCGGAAACTCCGATTTCTTTCTGGCGTTGGGGGCGTCGAAGCGGGACGCGAAGGCGGTGCTGCGGAACGTGAATTTGGCATTTTACGTCGTCGTCGCCACCGTTTTGGGGCTTCTGATCATCATGATCTGGGTCAGCTCGAACGCGGTGTTGAAACCGCTGCAGGATCTGGTCGCCGCGACTCAGAACATTCAGAACAACGATTCGCCCGTCGAAATTCCGGTCACGTCCGAAACCGAAATCGGCCTATTGACGGAATCTTTCAATACGATGAGCCGCAACATCGCGCGCGCGCGCGCCGAGCTCAAAAACAAAATCATCGAATTGGAAAAGGCGAATCTGCAGATCAAGGACACGCAGACGAAGCTGGTACACAACTCGAAAATGATTTCACTGGGTCAACTTGTCGCTGGCGTCGCGCACGAGTTGAACAATCCCATCGGTTTCATCTATTCGAATATGTCCCATCTGCGCGACTACGCGGAAAAGCTTATGCGTTACGCGGAAGAGGCCGAACGCAACCCGCACAACATCCATCGTCTGCAAAAAGAATTGGATATCGACTTCATCAAAGAAGATTTACCGAAGTTGGTCCGTTCTTGCGAAGATGGGGCGCGCCGTACCCGCGACATCGTTTTGGGACTGCGGAATTTCTCGCGGCTAGAGGCGGCCGAGCTCAAAGAACTCGATATTCACGAGTCCTTGGAAAGTACGCTCAATCTGATCAAGGGCGAGATCAAGGGCCGCATCGAAATCGAGCGTAACTTCGGTTCGATCCCGAAGGTGAAATGCTTCTCGAGCCAGATCAACCAAGTGTTCATGAATCTTCTGTCGAATGCCGTCCAGGCGATCGAAGGCAGTGGCCGGATCTGGATCACGACGAAAATCACGCGCGTACGTGGCAAGGGCGAGATGGTCGTGATCTCGATCCAAGACTCCGGCAAAGGCATGACGCCGGAAGTTCAGGAAAAGATCTTCGATCCCTTCTTCTCGACCAAGGGCGTCGGTCAGGGGACGGGCCTGGGACTTTCCATCACTTACGGGATCGTCCTCAATCACGGCGGCGACATTCAAGTTAAAAGTCAACCCGGCACGGGCACCGAGTTTATCGTTATGATCCCGGTCAAGCCCGACGAGTCCGTCCTCAAAGCCAGTATTAACCGCAAAGCCGAGTAA
- a CDS encoding sigma-70 family RNA polymerase sigma factor yields MTDQQAQALLTFFQFAFLNQVLAEEASQEAYQRLDQLARTRPNDNFDVMFVQVTHLVFERHHQAVLKGKQATLQSALTAQSRDIDLSPWRDYFKGASPDELIVVVWALILKLPLEAIAKALDLSAGTLQHRLSRAVRKLSLKLENAPTPQVRRPWS; encoded by the coding sequence ATGACCGATCAGCAGGCCCAGGCCCTCCTGACATTTTTTCAGTTCGCGTTCTTGAATCAGGTCCTCGCGGAAGAGGCCTCGCAAGAAGCTTATCAGCGCCTGGATCAGCTCGCGCGCACGCGCCCCAACGATAACTTCGACGTCATGTTTGTGCAGGTGACCCACCTCGTGTTCGAGCGCCATCATCAGGCGGTGCTGAAAGGAAAGCAGGCCACCTTGCAAAGCGCGCTCACGGCCCAGTCGCGGGACATCGATCTGAGTCCCTGGCGCGACTATTTCAAAGGCGCTTCGCCCGACGAACTGATCGTCGTCGTGTGGGCGCTGATCCTGAAGTTGCCGCTGGAGGCGATCGCCAAGGCGCTGGATCTGAGCGCCGGAACTTTGCAGCACCGCCTCAGCCGCGCGGTTCGCAAACTCTCGCTGAAACTCGAAAACGCACCGACCCCGCAAGTGAGGCGCCCATGGAGTTGA
- a CDS encoding rod shape-determining protein: MGFFDKVSDYFSNDIAIDLGTANTLVYARGQGIILNEPSVVAVQRNYRGNQNRVLAVGKEAKDMLGRTPGSIVAIRPIKDGVIADFEVTQSMLKYFIQKAMGNKRSLIRPRIIICVPYGITQVEKRAVKESAQSAGAREVYLIEEPMAAAIGAGLPITEPSGNMVVDMGGGTTGVAVISLGGIVYCKSIKVAGDKFDEAIVNYVRRQFNLLIGERTAENIKVQIGNAYPFEEERVMEIKGRDLVAGAPKTIEITSSQVNDALMDPLSEVVDAVRTALEKTPPELASDIVDNGIVLTGGGALLANLDVLLRERTGLPVSIAEDPLTCVVLGSGRVLEELDLLRQLTIE; the protein is encoded by the coding sequence GCACGGCGAACACTCTGGTCTACGCCCGCGGTCAAGGTATCATCCTGAATGAACCCTCGGTCGTCGCGGTTCAACGGAATTATCGCGGCAACCAGAACCGCGTCCTCGCGGTCGGTAAAGAAGCGAAAGACATGCTGGGCCGGACTCCCGGGAGCATCGTCGCCATCCGCCCAATCAAAGACGGCGTCATCGCGGACTTCGAAGTCACGCAGTCCATGCTCAAGTACTTCATCCAGAAAGCGATGGGGAACAAACGTTCGCTGATCCGTCCCCGCATTATCATCTGCGTCCCTTACGGAATCACCCAGGTCGAAAAACGCGCCGTGAAAGAGTCGGCGCAGTCGGCGGGCGCGCGTGAGGTGTACTTGATCGAAGAACCGATGGCGGCGGCGATCGGCGCGGGTCTGCCGATCACCGAACCCAGCGGCAACATGGTTGTCGATATGGGTGGCGGTACGACGGGTGTCGCGGTCATCTCGCTGGGCGGGATCGTGTACTGTAAGTCGATCAAAGTGGCGGGCGACAAATTTGACGAAGCGATCGTCAACTACGTTCGTCGTCAATTCAACTTGCTGATCGGTGAGCGCACCGCTGAAAACATCAAAGTCCAAATCGGTAACGCTTATCCCTTCGAGGAAGAGCGCGTGATGGAAATCAAAGGCCGTGACCTCGTGGCGGGCGCGCCCAAAACGATCGAGATCACCAGCAGCCAAGTGAACGACGCCTTGATGGATCCGCTTTCGGAAGTCGTCGACGCCGTCCGCACGGCGCTCGAGAAAACACCGCCGGAATTGGCTTCCGATATCGTCGACAACGGCATCGTCTTGACGGGCGGGGGCGCTTTGCTGGCGAACCTCGACGTCCTTCTGCGCGAGCGCACGGGACTGCCGGTGTCCATCGCCGAAGACCCGCTCACTTGCGTCGTCCTGGGTTCGGGCCGCGTCCTCGAGGAACTCGATTTGCTCCGCCAGCTCACAATCGAATAG